From a single Arachis hypogaea cultivar Tifrunner chromosome 3, arahy.Tifrunner.gnm2.J5K5, whole genome shotgun sequence genomic region:
- the LOC112790629 gene encoding large ribosomal subunit protein uL18c, translating to MNTSSLSFLQSAFPTSSSFLPPNPLTPSFCFVVEAHSTTRRQDRTARHTRIRKKVEGTPERPRLSVFRSNKHLSVQVIDDTNMHTLASVSTMQKAVFEEFNYTAGPTVEVAKRVGEIIAKSCLEKGITKVAFDRGGYPYHGRVQALADAAREHGLEF from the exons ATGAATACTTCTTCTCTCTCCTTCCTTCAATCAGCGTTCCCCACTTCCTCCTCCTTCCTCCCACCGAACCCGCTAACCCCTTCCTTCTGTTTCGTCGTTGAAGCCCATTCCACCACCCGCCGACAAGACAGGACCGCCCGCCACACCCGCATCAGGAAGAAG GTTGAAGGGACACCAGAAAGGCCACGATTGTCCGTGTTCCGATCCAACAAGCATCTTTCTGTCCAGGTCATAGATGACACCAACATGCACACTCTTGCTTCGGTTTCAACAATGCAGAAGGCAGTTTTTGAAGAGTTCAACTACACAGCTGGTCCTACAGTT GAAGTAGCAAAGAGGGTTGGTGAAATCATTGCAAAGTCCTGTCTGGAGAAAGGGATTACAAAGGTGGCCTTCGACCGAGGTGGATACCCGTACCATGGTCGTGTTCAAGCACTCGCAGATGCAGCTCGCGAACATGGCCTAGAGTTCTAA